The DNA region CCTGCGGCACCGATCAGATTCAGCACGTGCTCCGGGGGAACGCCGAGCATGGCGTTCGTCCACTTCACGACGTGCTGCGTGTTCTCCCAGTGCCGGTCGAAGGTGGACTGCATCCACTCCGCGTCGAACTCGCGGTCGCCGTGCTCGACGATCGACTGCAGGTAGGAGTGCGCGCACTTGGACGCCGTGTTGGAACCCTGGCCGGTGATCGGGTCGTTGGCCACGACCACGTCGCCCACCCCGAGGACCAGGCCGCCGCCGGGCAGCCGGCCGATCGGCTTGCGCACGGTGGGGGCGTAACGGCCCGCCAGCGTGCCGTTGGCGTCGGTCAGCTCCACCTTCGTCGCGCGCGCGTACTCCCACGGCGTGAACCTCTCCATGAGCTCCAGGGTCTTGGCCAGGTGCTCCGAGGGGTCCTTGATGCCCTGGAACGCGTCGAGCGGGCCTCCGGGGATGCCCTCCCAGAAGAGGATGTCCGCACGGCCCGACGTGGTCAGGGTCGGCATGATGAAGAGCTCACCCACGCCGGGGACCAGGTTGCAGCGGACCGCGTCGAAGTCCGGGTGCTCCGGGCGCGGGCCCAGACCGTGGACGTACGCGACGGCCAGGGCGCGCTGCGGGGTGTCGTACGGCGAACGGGAGGCGTCCCGGCCGAACATGGAGACCAGTTCACCCTTGCCCGCCGAGACCATCACCAGGTCATAGGTGCGGGAGAAGTAGTCCAGGTCGGAGACGGCCGCGCCGTGGATGACGAGCTGACCACCGCGCTGCGCGAAGGTCTCCATCCAGCCGGCCATCTTCACCCGCTGGTCGACGGACTGCGCGAATCCGTCCAGCCGGCCCACCCAGTCGACGGCGCGCGAGGAGTCGGGCGCGGCGACCGAGACGCCGAGCCCCTCGATGCGCGGGGCCTGCGACTCCCAGAAGTTCAGCTGGAGCTCACGCTCGTACTCCAGCGCCGTGTGGAACATGCACTGCGTCGACATGACCCGGCCGGACCGGATCTCGTCCGCCGTGCGGTTGGACATGAGGGTGACTTCGTACCCCTGGGACTGAAGGCCGAGGGCCAGCTGGAGACCGGACTGGCCGGCTCCGACTATGAGTATCTTCCGCATCGCGGTTCTCCGTTACGTGTGCCTGATTGCGTCGGACAGGGTCTTTCCTCCGGATGAGGCCGGGCTCACGGGCCATGCCGCCCGCTCCCTCATCCGGCCTGTTCCGTACGGGAAACCCTAGGCGGGCGTGGCGTCGAGGGCGTGCCCCACCAGGGCGAGCAGCGACTCGACGACCGTGACCCTCTTGCGCGCGTCCATGATCACGACAGGCACCTGCGGCGGAACGGTCAGGGCGTCCCTGACGTCCTGCTCCTCGTAACCGGGCGTTCCCTCGAAGTGGTTGACGGCGACGATGTACGGAAGCCCGCAGCTTTCGAAGTAGTCGAGCGCCGCGAAGCAGTCGGCGAGGCGACGGGTGTCGGCGAGCACGATCGCGCCGATCGCACCGCGCACGATGTCGTCCCACATGAACCAGAACCGCTGCTGGCCGGGTGTGCCGAAGACGTACAGCACGAGGTCGTCGTCGAGCGTGAGGCGGCCGAAGTCCATGGCGACGGTCGTGGTGATCTTGTCCGGCGTGGCACTGAGGTCGTCGGTGGCCTCGCTGGCCTGTGTCATCAGCGCTTCGGTCTGGAGCGGGGTTATCTCGGAGACCGAATGGACGAAGGTCGTCTTGCCCACGCCGAACCCGCCCGCCACCACGATCTTGGTGGCGATCGGCGCCCGGGTGTGGTCCAGCTGCCAGGCCTGCACCGCTTCGTCGGTCTGGTCCTGCGGCCCCGGCTGACGCGGGGCGAAGAGCGGCGCCTCAGAGACGGCGGAGTCCATTGAGCACCCTTTCGAGCAGTGCGCGGTCGGGCTGGCCGGCGCCGTGGCCGGTTCCGTACACGCGGATCTTTCCCTGGTCGGCCAAGTCGCTGAGCAGCACCCTGACCACGCCGAGCGGCATCCTCAGCAGGGCGGAGATCTCCGCGACCGTACGCATACGACGGCAGAGCTCGACGATGGCGCGGAGCTCCGGCATGACACGTGAGGCGAGGTTGCCGTTCGTCAGTTCCCGGCGCTCCTCGGGGGCCTCCAGCGCGGCGACGAACGTCTCGACGAGCAGGACGTGGCCGAAGCGGGTGCGGCCGCCGGTGAGGGAGTACGGGCGGACCCGCGCGGGCTTGCGGTCGGCCCCCCGGACGGGGAGCCTGCGTACGGGTTCAGCAGCTGACGTCACTGGGCGCTCTCCATCGATTTGCGCAGCTCGCTGCGGAGTTCGGGGGTGAGTACGTGTCCGGCACGGCCGACGAAGAGCGCCATGTGGTAGGCGACGACGCTCATGTCGCAGTCGGGCGTGGCGTGCACGCCGAGCAGGGAACCGTCACTGATCGACATGACGAAGACACTGCCCTCGTCCATGGCGACCATCGTCTGCTTGACGCCGCCGCCGTCCATCAGCTTCGCGGCGCCGATCGTGAGGGAACCGATGCCGGAGACGATGGTGGCGAGGTCGGCGCTGGAGCCCTTGGGGCCTTCCTGCCGCCCTGCCGCCTTGGCTGTCGCGAGGCCGGGGTCCGAGGAGAGCAGCATCAGCCCGTCGGACGAGACGACGGTGACCGAGTGGACCCCTGGCACCTCCTCCACGAGATTGCTCAGCAACCAGTGAAGGTTCCGGGCCTCGGCGCTCAGCCCGAATGTGCTGGGTGCAGTCAACTGCGTGCCTCCTCGACTGTGTCCCCCGTCTCATCGATGCGACCGCCGGTACGGCCGGTCAGGTCGGTGTGGTCGTTGCGGTCCGCGCTCTCCGCGTCCGTGTCCCCGGTGATCTCGGCCTCGACGTCGCGCCGGCCGTTCTTCGCGCCCTGGTGGAAGCCGCCGAGCTTGCGGCGCAGGGCTTCCTTGTCCACACCGCCCTTGCGGCCGGTGACCGGGGCGGCTGTGGGGGCCACGATCTTGGGCGTGCGCTTGGGCAGTCCCTTGTCGGTGACGCGTGCGGGCGAGGGTGCCGGGTCGGGCACCTCCTCGCCCAGCCCGGTCAGGGGCTGCCGGGGGCCCGGGAGGGCGTCGGCGACGGGCGGGGCGGCAGCGGCGGCCGCGGGGCTCGTGTCGGCGGCCCGCTCGTGACGGTCGGGGCCGACGGCGTACGGTCCCGGCGCGTCCTGCGACGCGGCCGGGTCCGGCCGCACGGGGGCGTCCTCCCGCTCGGGGGCGCCGTGCAGACCGGGCATGCGGAACTGCATCGTGGTCTCGGCCGGGGACTCGGCGGGAGCGGGTGCCCCGGGAGCCGGCGCCTCGGGAGCGGGCTCGGCGTCACGAAGCTCACCGGCAGCGGGCTCGTCCGGCAGCGGGGCCGGAGCGGGCGCCTCGGGGGCGGGCTGCGGTGCGGCGGGCTCCGGTGCGCCCGAGTCGCGTACCGTCCGCTCGGCCGCCGCGATCAGCGGATCCGGGAGCACGCCTGCCGAACGCTGCGGCAGCGCGTTGGAGTTGGCTTCGGCGACCGAGCCCGGCAGATTCAGCGTCGGCGCGTCCCCGGGCATCTGCACGGGCGGCGGGGACGCGGTGGGCGGTGCCTTCGGCAGCAGAGCCTGCGGGAGTACGACGACGACGGTCACCCCGCTCCCCTTCTGCTCGCGCAACTGGACCCGCACACCGTGGCGTGCCGCCAGCAGTGAGGTCACCTGAAGTCCCAGTCCTGCCCCGTCCGCCGCCTGCTCACCCGCCTCGAACGATGCCGGGTCGGCCAGCCTGGCATTGAGCTCGCTCATCCGGACCGCCGACATGCCGATGCCCTCGTCCTGTACGGAGAGCATCACCTCACCGGTCTCCAGCAGCCAGCCGGACAGTTCGACATGCGAGTCGGGCGGCGAGAACGAGGTCGCGTTCTCCAGGAGTTCGGCGACCAGGTGACTCAGGTCGTCGGCGGCGAAGCCCGCGATCTGGGCGTGCGGCGGCAGGGACTGGATCGTCACCCGCTCGTACCGCTCGATCTCGCTGACGGCGGCGCGCAGTACGTCGACGAGCGGGATCGGGCCCGCGTGCCCGTGGCCGTGCTCGGCGCCCGCGAGGACCAGCATGTTCTCGCTGTGGCGCCGCATGACGGTGGCCATGTGGTCCAGCTTGAAGAGCGTCGCGAGGCGCTCCGGGTCCTGCTCCCGGTCCTCCAGGCCCTCGATGACACCGAGCTGGCGCTCCACGAGCCCCAGGGTGCGCAGCGAGAGGTTGACGAAGGTGTGGTGGACCGTGTTCTTCAGTTGCTCGAGCTGGGTGGCGAGCTCGGCGGCCTGGACCTGGAGTTCGGCGCGCTGCAGGATCAGGGCCTCGCGGCCCGTGATCAGCTCGGCGCGCTCGGTCTGCAGCGCCTCCAGGCGGCCCGTGATGTCGTGGTGCAGCCCGTACAGCTTGCCGTGCAGGCTGTTGATGGAGCGGACGACCTGCGCGAACTCGTCGTTGCGCCCGTTGTAGCGGACGGGTTCCGCGGTCTCGGGTTCGGCGGCGATGCGGGCGGCACCGATCCGCAGGACGGCGAGCGGCTGGGTCAGGGTCCGTGCGACGGCGGTGGAGACACCGACGGCGATCAGCACGCAGCCGCCGAGCAGCGCGAGCCTGAGTTCGAGAGCGGTGACGTCGTCGTCCCGCAGCTGCTCCAGGCGCTTGACCTGGGCCGTGCCCAGCGCCGATTCGACGCTCCGCATGCGGTCGATGCGGGCGGAGAGCGCCGAACCCACCTTCTCGCGGTCGGACTTCCGGTCCGAGTCGGACAACTCGGGGCGGTCCGTGAGCCGGGTGAGGTACTTCTCCGCGCTGTTGACCTCGGGCCCGGTGACCGTGGAGGCGAGCTTGTCCCGTGCGACGGGCCCGGCGGCCTGGTCGAAGTCGGCGAGGGAGGCCAGTTCACGGACCCGCGCCTGCTGGGCGGCGGCGCTCAGCTCGTCCCGGTTGCGGTCGTCCTCGCCGGCGCCCTCGTCCCGCGTCTGCACCGGCAGCCCCGTGTAGGGATCGATCTGCGGGTCGGCCGGCTCCGCACCGGGCACGGAGAGCGCGGCCACGAGGAGGCCCCGGGTCGCGGACGCCTGCTCGACGGCGCCTCCGAGTGCGAGCGGTGCGCGGGTGGCGTCGGCGGCACGCGGCGGGGTCCTGTCGGCGAGCTCGGCGGCGAGGTCGTGCAGCTTGGTGATGACCTCGGTGTAGGCCTGGTAGGCCTCCATCGCCGAGCCCTTGCCCGTCAGGGCCGTGCGGCGCAGCGAGGCGATGGTGGAGAGGTCGCGGCGCAGCGCGGCGGGGGCCGCCTCGTGGATCTCGTCCACCTGCTGGTCGACACGGGCCGCGGGGCCGGCGGGACCGCTCTCGCCGTCCTTGCCGTCGTCGTCCTCGCGGCCGGCCGCGATGTGGGCGGTGACCTCGTCGCGCTCGTCCGCGAGGGAGTGCGCGAGGGAGATCGCCTGCTGGTTGAGTTCGGCGAGCGTGACGAGCCGCTGGGACTCGTTGAGATCGGCGGAGGCACCGAGGGCCGCCGGCGCGCCCGCCGCGATGACGGTGATCCCGACGACGGCGACGCCGGCGACGAGCCGGCTGCGTACCCGAACGGTCCGCTTGCCGTCACCCGCGGCCGGAGCCATCGCCCCGGTCTCCTCGCGCGTGCCGTCCTTGCTCCGAGGCCGCTTCTTCTGCACCGGTGCTCGCAATCTTGATTCGTCCACCCTTGAAGCAGAGGTGACGTACGGTCACGTGAAAATGCGCCCCCACCCCTGGTACGGCTTCTGACCATTCCAGCGCTTTTGGGAGGGGGGCGCGCATCAACCGCTCCGCCACACGAACGAGTGAACATCACTCCGGAGTTGGCGAACAAGTCTCCCCACCGGGCCTGCGGGTCATGCACGGGTCGCCGGGTGGAACTTCCGCCCAGGCTTTGGCAAGATGCCCACCCGCATATGCGCGGAGCACCTCCCTTGACCCCGGTCAGTGGCTCTGACCTGCTGGTACGACCCAACGACCGGGGCGTGCGCGCTTGGTGAAGACATCGTGCAGACTGACCTGATGCGTATCGACCTCGCCACGGAGCCGGGCAGCCCCGAACGCCCCAACGAGGACTGGGCGGCGACAGCGGTCCCCGCGTCCGGCCAGGGCGGTGTCCTCGTTCTGCTCGACGGTGTCACGCCGCCGGGCGGTGACGTCGGGTGTGTACACCCGGTGCCGTGGTTCACCGCACGACTGGGTGGCTCCCTGGTCGAACTGTCCGCTTCGCGGCAGGATCTGACGCTGACCGACGTCCTCGCGGAGTCCATTCGGCGCACCGCCGACTCACACCGCACCCTGTGTGACCTTTCTCACGCGCGCACGCCTCAGGCGACGGTGGTCCTGGCGCGTTGGGACCGGGAGCGGGTCGAGCACCTGGTGCTCTCCGACTCCGTCCTTCTCCTCGAGGCGCCCGACGGCACTGTCGTGCCGGTGCTGGACGACCGCCTGGACCGGCTGCCACCGGGCCTTCTCGCCTCCGAGGCCGTCACGGACGCGCGGGTGCGGAACAAGGAGGGCGGCTTCTTCACCGCCGCCGCCGACCCCCTGGTGGCCTCACTCGCGGTGACCGGCGAGACCCCGCGTTCGGAGGTCCGGGCGCTGGCGGCACTGACCGACGGGGCGAGCCGCTGGACGGAGAAGTTCCGTGAGGGCGACTGGACGGCCGCCCTGGAGCTGCTGCGCGAGGCCGGGGCGCAGGGGCTGATCGACCGCGTCAGGGAGCTGGAGCGGGGCGACACGGAGCGCAGGTACCTGCGCCGGAGCAAGACGCACGACGACGCGACCGCGGCACTCGCCGAGCTGTAGCCGACCCGGGCCCGGTCGGGCAACGCCCCCAGGCCCGGTGGAACACCTTCCCGGGCCCGGCCGGGCATCTTCCCGGGCCCGCTCAGTCCTCGGCGCGGGCGTTCAGGTGGTGCAGGAGCCGTGCGAGCTCGGCGACCTCGGCCCGGTCCCAGTCCGCCAGCTTCCGGGCGTACCGGCCACGGCGGGCGTCCCGCACGCTGCGGAAGCGGGCGAGGCCCTCGTCGGTGAGGTGGACGAGTGAGGCGCGGCCGTCCGCCGGGTCGTCCTCGCGCGCCACCAGGCCGAGGGTCTCCAGGGCCCGCAGCTGGCGGCTCATGGTCGCCTTGCCCACTCCGAAGTAGGCGGCGAGATCGGTGGCGCGCTGGCGGCCGGCGGACTCGAGCCGGACGAGCAGGCCGTAGGCCGCGGCCTCCAGGTCGGGGTGGACCTCGCGGGCCATCTCCCCCGAATTGGCCCGCGCCCTGCGCAGAAAGACCGACAACTCGCGCTCGAGCGCGAGGAACTCGTGGTCCACACCACTCCCGGACGGTGCACCGGGTTCACTTCCGCTTCCACTCCCGTGCACGTCAGCACCCCTCGTACGCTTTCCAGCCGATGAAAGTTTCTTTCAACTCCGGCCATCGCCGCAGCTGGGCCAGTATTTCGCAGGCGTAGACCTTCGGCAGCGACCGGGCCCTCTTCCGGAGGGCGGGTCTACGTGCGTAGCTTCATGGGTGCCACGGGTGGCATGTCCACACCATGGCGGCACGCACCGCAGGGGTGTCCCGCATCCGCCCCTGCTCCACGAGCTCCCCCCACCGAGCCCTCGGAGGCACGCACATGCCCGTGCTCAGACCCGGAACCACGACATCCCGCCGCTCGCACATCGCCGCGGCGGGAGCGCTCCTCGCCGCCCTCTCCCTCCTGATCGCCCTGCCCGGGGCGGCATCCGCCGACGCCACCGCCGTTCCCGATCGCGGCACGGCCAGGATGGGCCAGGGCGTCATCGCGCACGACGGCCGGCAGACCGGCGACACCACCGGCACCGACGCCGTCCAGACCGAAGGCGTGGACGTCAGCAGCCACCAGGGCAACGTCGCCTGGTCGACCCTCTGGAACAGCGGCGTGAAGTGGGCCTATGTGAAGGCCACCGAGGGGACGTACTACAAGAACACGTACTTCACGCAGCAGTACACCGGTTCGTACAACGTCGGCATGATCCGGGGCACGTACCACTTCGCCACCCCGGACACCACGAGCGGAGCCGCCCAGGCCAACTACTTCGTGGACAACGGGGGCGGGTGGTCGAGGGACGGAAGGACGCTGCCGGGCGTGCTCGACATCGAGTGGAACCCGTACGGCGCCGCGTGCTACGGCAAGACCCAGGCCGGCATGGTCGCCTGGATCCGCGACTTCGTGAACACCTACAAGGCCCGCACCGGACGCGACGCGGTGATCTACACCGCGACCAGCTGGTGGAAGGACTGCACGGGCAACAACTCCGGCTTCGGCGCCACCAACCCGCTCTGGGTGGCCCGGTACAACACCACCGTCGGTGAACTGCCGGCCGGCTGGAGCTACTACACGATGTGGCAGTACACCTCGTCCGGCCCCACGGTCGGCGACCACAACCACTTCAACGGCGCCCTCGACCGCGTGGTGGCGCTCGCGAACGGCTGACCCCCTCCCCGCACACCCGGCCCCGGCGACGAACCCATGTCGTCGGGGCCCGGCGTCTTGCGCACCTGACCTTCTCCGCACCCCGCTGTGCATCCGGTGCGCCGTGCCGGTGCCGGGCATCATCGACGCGCTGCGGGCGGACGGCTGCACCTCCGTGACCCCGCGGAGCCGGAGCCGGGCACGGTGTACCGCCCCTGAGGCCCGTCCGGCACGGCCGTGCGTCCCTGGCGCGCGGAACGGCCCGCCCTCCCTCGCGGGAGAAGCGGGCCGTCCGTACCGGCCGTGTCCGTGGCGCCGCGCCCGTCACTGCGTGGCGCCTACGCCGCGGCCGGGATCCTGTCCTGCGCCCTGGTGGAGGCCGGGGCGAGCGCGATCTCCAGCACCTGACGGACATCGGTCACCGGGTGGACCTCCAGCGTGTCGAGGACCTCGGCCGGGACATCGTCCAGGTCGGGCTCGTTCCGCTTGGGAATCACCACGGTGGTGATTCCCGCCCGGTGAGCGGCCAGCAGCTTCTGCTTCAGGCCGCCGATCGGCAGCACCCGTCCGGTGAGCGAGACCTCGCCGGTCATCGCCACGTCCGTACGGACCAGCCGCCCGGAGAGCAGCGAGGCGAGCGCCGTCGTCATGGTGATACCGGCACTCGGGCCGTCCTTGGGAACCGCGCCCGCGGGGAAGTGGATGTGGGCACCCCGGTCCTTGAGGTCCGCGACCGGCAGTTCCAGCTCCGCGCCGTGCGACCGCAGGAAGCTCAGCGCGATCTGCGCGCTCTCCTTCATGACGTCGCCGAGCTGGCCGGTCAGGGTCAGTCCGGACGCACCGGTCTCCGGGTCGGCCAGCGACGCCTCGACGAACAGCACGTCGCCGCCCGCGCCCGTCACCGCGAGCCCGGTGGCCACACCCGGCACGGCGGTCCGGCGCTCGGCCGGGTCCTGGGCGGATTCCGGGACGTGGTGCGGCCGGCCGATCAGACCCCGCAGATCGGTCTCGGTCACCGTGAAAGGCAGGTGACGCTCGCCCAGTTCGTGCTGGGCCGCGACCTTGCGGAGCAGCCGGGCGACAGCCCGTTCCAGGTTGCGTACGCCGGCTTCCCGGGTGTACTCGCCGGCCAGCTTGCGCAGCGCGGACTCGTCGAGGCTCACCTCGTCCGTCTTGAGACCGGCCCGCTCCAGCTGACGCGGGAGCAGGTGGTCACGGGCGATGACGACCTTCTCGTCCTCGGTGTATCCGTCCAGGCGGACCAGCTCCATGCGGTCGAGCAGGGCCTCCGGGATGGCTTCGAGAACGTTGGCCGTGGCCAGGAACACCACGTCGCTGAGGTCGAGTTCGACCTCCAGGTAGTGATCGCGGAAGGTGTGGTTCTGTGCCGGGTCGAGCACCTCGAGCAGGGCGGCGGCCGGGTCGCCCCGGAAGTCCGACCCGACCTTGTCGATCTCGTCGAGCAGGACGACCGGATTCATCGATCCGGCTTCCTTGATCGCCCGCACGATGCGTCCGGGCAGCGCGCCGACGTACGTACGCCGGTGGCCGCGGATCTCCGCCTCGTCCCGGACACCGCCGAGCGCGACACGGACGAACTTGCGCCCCATGGCGTGTGCGACGGACTCTCCGAGGGAGGTCTTGCCGACCCCGGGCGGCCCGACCAGCGCCAGCACGGCGCCGCCGCGCCGGCCGCCGACCACGCCCAGCCCGCGCTCGGCACGCCGCTTGCGCACCGCGAGGTACTCGGTGATGCGCTCCTTCACGTCCTGCAGACCCGCGTGTTCGGCGTCGAGGATCTCCTGTGCGCCCTTGATGTCGTAGGCGTCCTCGGTCCGCTCGGTCCACGGCAGCTCCAGGACGGTGTCGAGCCAGGTGCGGATCCAGGAGCCCTCGGGGCTCTGGTCGGACGCGCGCTCGAGCTTGTCGACCTCCTTCAGGGCGGCCGCCCGCACGTGTTCCGGCAGATCGGCGGCCTCGACACGGGCCCGGTAGTCGTCGGACTCGTCCTCAGGGTCGCCGTTGAGCTCGGAGAGCTCCTTGCGCACGGCCTCCAGCTGGCGCCGCAGCAGGAACTCGCGCTGCTGCTTGTCGACGCCCTCCTGGACGTCCTTGGCGATGGACTCGGCCACGTCCTGCTCGGC from Streptomyces sp. B1I3 includes:
- a CDS encoding styrene monooxygenase/indole monooxygenase family protein, which translates into the protein MRKILIVGAGQSGLQLALGLQSQGYEVTLMSNRTADEIRSGRVMSTQCMFHTALEYERELQLNFWESQAPRIEGLGVSVAAPDSSRAVDWVGRLDGFAQSVDQRVKMAGWMETFAQRGGQLVIHGAAVSDLDYFSRTYDLVMVSAGKGELVSMFGRDASRSPYDTPQRALAVAYVHGLGPRPEHPDFDAVRCNLVPGVGELFIMPTLTTSGRADILFWEGIPGGPLDAFQGIKDPSEHLAKTLELMERFTPWEYARATKVELTDANGTLAGRYAPTVRKPIGRLPGGGLVLGVGDVVVANDPITGQGSNTASKCAHSYLQSIVEHGDREFDAEWMQSTFDRHWENTQHVVKWTNAMLGVPPEHVLNLIGAAGQLQPVADRFANGFNDPADFDNFFFEPEKTNAYLAEVSGGQAG
- a CDS encoding DUF742 domain-containing protein, translating into MTSAAEPVRRLPVRGADRKPARVRPYSLTGGRTRFGHVLLVETFVAALEAPEERRELTNGNLASRVMPELRAIVELCRRMRTVAEISALLRMPLGVVRVLLSDLADQGKIRVYGTGHGAGQPDRALLERVLNGLRRL
- a CDS encoding nitrate- and nitrite sensing domain-containing protein, which codes for MQKKRPRSKDGTREETGAMAPAAGDGKRTVRVRSRLVAGVAVVGITVIAAGAPAALGASADLNESQRLVTLAELNQQAISLAHSLADERDEVTAHIAAGREDDDGKDGESGPAGPAARVDQQVDEIHEAAPAALRRDLSTIASLRRTALTGKGSAMEAYQAYTEVITKLHDLAAELADRTPPRAADATRAPLALGGAVEQASATRGLLVAALSVPGAEPADPQIDPYTGLPVQTRDEGAGEDDRNRDELSAAAQQARVRELASLADFDQAAGPVARDKLASTVTGPEVNSAEKYLTRLTDRPELSDSDRKSDREKVGSALSARIDRMRSVESALGTAQVKRLEQLRDDDVTALELRLALLGGCVLIAVGVSTAVARTLTQPLAVLRIGAARIAAEPETAEPVRYNGRNDEFAQVVRSINSLHGKLYGLHHDITGRLEALQTERAELITGREALILQRAELQVQAAELATQLEQLKNTVHHTFVNLSLRTLGLVERQLGVIEGLEDREQDPERLATLFKLDHMATVMRRHSENMLVLAGAEHGHGHAGPIPLVDVLRAAVSEIERYERVTIQSLPPHAQIAGFAADDLSHLVAELLENATSFSPPDSHVELSGWLLETGEVMLSVQDEGIGMSAVRMSELNARLADPASFEAGEQAADGAGLGLQVTSLLAARHGVRVQLREQKGSGVTVVVVLPQALLPKAPPTASPPPVQMPGDAPTLNLPGSVAEANSNALPQRSAGVLPDPLIAAAERTVRDSGAPEPAAPQPAPEAPAPAPLPDEPAAGELRDAEPAPEAPAPGAPAPAESPAETTMQFRMPGLHGAPEREDAPVRPDPAASQDAPGPYAVGPDRHERAADTSPAAAAAAPPVADALPGPRQPLTGLGEEVPDPAPSPARVTDKGLPKRTPKIVAPTAAPVTGRKGGVDKEALRRKLGGFHQGAKNGRRDVEAEITGDTDAESADRNDHTDLTGRTGGRIDETGDTVEEARS
- a CDS encoding ATP/GTP-binding protein is translated as MDSAVSEAPLFAPRQPGPQDQTDEAVQAWQLDHTRAPIATKIVVAGGFGVGKTTFVHSVSEITPLQTEALMTQASEATDDLSATPDKITTTVAMDFGRLTLDDDLVLYVFGTPGQQRFWFMWDDIVRGAIGAIVLADTRRLADCFAALDYFESCGLPYIVAVNHFEGTPGYEEQDVRDALTVPPQVPVVIMDARKRVTVVESLLALVGHALDATPA
- a CDS encoding lysozyme, with the translated sequence MPVLRPGTTTSRRSHIAAAGALLAALSLLIALPGAASADATAVPDRGTARMGQGVIAHDGRQTGDTTGTDAVQTEGVDVSSHQGNVAWSTLWNSGVKWAYVKATEGTYYKNTYFTQQYTGSYNVGMIRGTYHFATPDTTSGAAQANYFVDNGGGWSRDGRTLPGVLDIEWNPYGAACYGKTQAGMVAWIRDFVNTYKARTGRDAVIYTATSWWKDCTGNNSGFGATNPLWVARYNTTVGELPAGWSYYTMWQYTSSGPTVGDHNHFNGALDRVVALANG
- a CDS encoding roadblock/LC7 domain-containing protein, with the translated sequence MTAPSTFGLSAEARNLHWLLSNLVEEVPGVHSVTVVSSDGLMLLSSDPGLATAKAAGRQEGPKGSSADLATIVSGIGSLTIGAAKLMDGGGVKQTMVAMDEGSVFVMSISDGSLLGVHATPDCDMSVVAYHMALFVGRAGHVLTPELRSELRKSMESAQ
- a CDS encoding MarR family winged helix-turn-helix transcriptional regulator, which codes for MHGSGSGSEPGAPSGSGVDHEFLALERELSVFLRRARANSGEMAREVHPDLEAAAYGLLVRLESAGRQRATDLAAYFGVGKATMSRQLRALETLGLVAREDDPADGRASLVHLTDEGLARFRSVRDARRGRYARKLADWDRAEVAELARLLHHLNARAED
- the lon gene encoding endopeptidase La; translation: MTAESNASQAFTPIDLPVLPLDDEVVLPGMVVPLDLSDAEVRAAVEAAQAVARSGGGKPEVLLVPRIDGNYTGTGVLGTVEQVGRLSDGDPGALIRARDRVRIGAGTSGPGSALWVEGTRIGVSLPDPLPGSVAELAKEYKALATSWLKKRGAWQVVDRVQQIEDVSALADNSGYSPFLTTSQKVQLLETVDAVARLKLAIQWLGEHLAEQDVAESIAKDVQEGVDKQQREFLLRRQLEAVRKELSELNGDPEDESDDYRARVEAADLPEHVRAAALKEVDKLERASDQSPEGSWIRTWLDTVLELPWTERTEDAYDIKGAQEILDAEHAGLQDVKERITEYLAVRKRRAERGLGVVGGRRGGAVLALVGPPGVGKTSLGESVAHAMGRKFVRVALGGVRDEAEIRGHRRTYVGALPGRIVRAIKEAGSMNPVVLLDEIDKVGSDFRGDPAAALLEVLDPAQNHTFRDHYLEVELDLSDVVFLATANVLEAIPEALLDRMELVRLDGYTEDEKVVIARDHLLPRQLERAGLKTDEVSLDESALRKLAGEYTREAGVRNLERAVARLLRKVAAQHELGERHLPFTVTETDLRGLIGRPHHVPESAQDPAERRTAVPGVATGLAVTGAGGDVLFVEASLADPETGASGLTLTGQLGDVMKESAQIALSFLRSHGAELELPVADLKDRGAHIHFPAGAVPKDGPSAGITMTTALASLLSGRLVRTDVAMTGEVSLTGRVLPIGGLKQKLLAAHRAGITTVVIPKRNEPDLDDVPAEVLDTLEVHPVTDVRQVLEIALAPASTRAQDRIPAAA